The genomic interval GGGCTTTTTCCAGCACTTCACGAGCATATTCCAAGCCACCTGTAGAAATATACTCTTTTGCCATTGCCATTTGGTAAAACTCACTAATTACTTTGTCTTTTTGTTCTTGTGTTACTTGGCGTTGGTTTGCTATCTCCAAGGTGAGTTTTTCAATTTCATCTTCATGCAAATGTTTAAAAAGTTGTGCCGAAATTTCTGGACCAAGTGCAATAAAGAGAATTGCCGCCTTCTGTTTATTTGTCAACTCATTAGATTCATACATATGCTCACCTACAATAACTTATTATTCTTCTGACAACCATGTTCTTACCAATTGGGCAACTTCCTCTGGTCGCGTCTTAATTAGCTCTTCCAAAGCTTGTCTCTCTGTCATGCGATTTTTCTCTTCTGGTGACATTTCATCAAGACTTTCCATAGCAGCTGCTTGCTCATTCGCCTTTGCTTCTTTTTGAGCTTGCTGCAACGCTTCAAGAGCAGCCCGTTCTTCAGCTTCTTTAGCAAGACGAGCTTTCCGGCGACGCATATAGATAAATGCTCCAATCATCGCGAGAACCAAGACTCCTAAAGCTACTTTCATCCAGAACATCTGATTTTCTCTGTCAAGACGTGCTTGGTCTTCTCTAGCTTGACGGTCTGCCAACTCAGTGCTGAACGGTACCGCTTCTACAGAAATTGTGTCTCCACGTCCTGTATCCAAACCAATGGCAGAGGATGCCGCTCTAGAGATACTATCTTGTTGATTTCTCGGCATTTGTTCATCAACCAAAACCGCCACAGTTAAGCGTTTAATTGAACCTGGTGCCGCAACTACCTTTTCTTTACTCTCATTTATTTCAAAGTTTTTTGTTACTTCTTTTTTATCATACTGCGATTGTGTATTATTGGCAGCAACATACCCCGGAATATTCGATGTAGTTCCTGCTGGTCCTCCTGGAGCTGCTGATGTACCATTATAGCTTTCAGCATTTTCTTGCGAACTACGAACAATTCCCGAATCATCAACTACTGGTTCAAAAACTTGCCGATCCAGTGTACGCTGATCAAAAGTCAGTTCAACATTGACTCTCGCAACGGCTTTTCCCTCACCTAATACTTGATCCAAAAAAGTCTGCAGATCTTTTTGTAAGCGATCTTGTACTTTTTT from Massilibacillus massiliensis carries:
- the fliF gene encoding flagellar basal-body MS-ring/collar protein FliF, with protein sequence MADWKEQSLQVWNKLGKRQRYTIMGVAALLMITIFGWSYWWGSKPDMVPLFTGMEAKDAGEVAAKLKEMKIPYEPQESSRGTAILVQAKDVHNARLELATQGLPRGQKGFEIFDDSKLGVTEFQNKVNYLQALQGELTRTIEQLEEVEKARVHIVLPEDSLYKKNEKPATASIMLKLKPNQQLSKQHIKGIVNLVAHSVQGLQAQNITIVDNAGKILNDPEDDEKSVGNATLTQLDMTKKVQDRLQKDLQTFLDQVLGEGKAVARVNVELTFDQRTLDRQVFEPVVDDSGIVRSSQENAESYNGTSAAPGGPAGTTSNIPGYVAANNTQSQYDKKEVTKNFEINESKEKVVAAPGSIKRLTVAVLVDEQMPRNQQDSISRAASSAIGLDTGRGDTISVEAVPFSTELADRQAREDQARLDRENQMFWMKVALGVLVLAMIGAFIYMRRRKARLAKEAEERAALEALQQAQKEAKANEQAAAMESLDEMSPEEKNRMTERQALEELIKTRPEEVAQLVRTWLSEE